Within Lolium rigidum isolate FL_2022 chromosome 5, APGP_CSIRO_Lrig_0.1, whole genome shotgun sequence, the genomic segment CCAGATCTGGTCGATTTCCATGCCGTAGACGATGTTTACGCCGTAGATCTGTGTTTTCTGCGTCGGATCTGATGTTAATTGTTCTGATCCGTGGTGCAGATCATCAACGACCGCGAGACGGGCCGCTCCCGCGGCTTCGGATTCGTCACCTTCGCTACCGACGAGGCCATGCGCAACGCCATCGAGGCCATGAGCGGCAAGGAGCTCGACGGCCGCAACATCACCGTCAACGAGGCCCAGTCCCGCCGCTCCGGCGGtgggggcggaggcggaggcggctacGGCGGCCAGCGCGGCGGAGGCGGctacggaggtggcggcggcggctacggcggcggcggtggcggctacGGCGGTGACCGCGGTGGTGGTGGCTACGGCGGCGACCGTGGTGGCGGCTAcggccagggcggcggcggcggtggctatggcggccagcgcggcggcggaggctacggcggtggcggcggctacggtggcggtggcggcggcggcgaccgctggAACTGAGCGCTGGGGCCTGCTATCTCGGCCAGTCATCTCGTCTTCAAGTTATCCCTAGTTTATCATCGGTCGGTCCTGTTACTGGTTTCTGCTGTGTCTGTTGTCGGTGTCGTGTTTTTGATCGGGAGCTCGAGTGGTTTGGGTGACAAAGTAACTTTGAGTTCTGGTTCTGGTTCCGCCAGGAAGAAGATCGATCAAGTCGAGTCTAAGAGTCATGTCTGTCTGTGTCGGTCGTTTCGAGATGCAATCCCTTTCCTTCCTTGGATCGGATCGGGATGTGATGTGTTGGAACTATGTTTACCTTTGAATCAATGAATGAAATCAAGTGGGAATTCGAGATGAAAATCACTCTTTGTTTGTGCATCAATTGGTTGCTTTCTGTTTTGTGAATCATGTTCCTCTGAGATGGCATCATGCAACTCTATTCATCTCTGTTGAATTATTATGCATCTGTGTTGATATTGTTCTCTTTGATGGGCGCAATTTGCCTTCTGTTATGACTGAATCATCATCTCTAAACCCATCACAGTTGAGGACATAGGTTGATTTGCTTTTAGAAACAATTTAGAAACAATTTGCAAACGTAAATGCTTCAGCATCAATTTGCATCCCATTCAGAGATGGCGCAAGTCATTCATAGCACTAGGCATGATGCAACTTGTACATATAGACAATCTTCATCCCATTCAGAGTATAAGATTGACCATCCTACTGATGGCAGTCGTAATGCTCTGCAACATAATTTACAGATGAAAATCTGCATCCCGTTCAAAGCAGAGATTTTATACATCTACTGATATGTTTGTTTCAGTCGAGGACGTAGATGCGTGAGGCGATGTCCTGGACAAGCCAGTCGAAACCCTGGAGCAGACCCTCGCCGCTGTAGGCGCTGCACCCCACGATCTTCCAGTGCCGGTCCTTGTTCATCACTTCAAGGTTCAGAACCTGAAATCCACCACAAAAGTGAAATTAACTCAAAACTCGCAGCATTGCCTTCTGAGATACTGATATATTTAAAGATGCTGAAATAATCTAGGAGCTATTTTGACTAACAAAAACATGTCCATCTGGTGAATCTAAATCATCCATGCTAGAATAGAGTTTTACCTTGGCGATTTCATCAGGCTTCAGAGCGCCCTGAATGTCTTGTTTATTTGCAAACACTAACAACGATGATCCAGCTAGTCTCTGTAACAAAATATTCAAGGATCACTTTACAAGATCTACACCTGAATAATTGAACAAGATAATGCATAAATCAAGGAACACTGAGCAACAGCTATTCTTTATCCAAGTTAGGACTACATCACATCACAAGATCTACACCTGAATAATTGAACAAGATAATGCATAAATTAAGGAACACTGAACAGCAGCTATTTCTTTATCGAAACAACCAACAGCAGCCATTCTTTATTGCTAGTTTCCAGCTAAAAACTGTTCGAAGCAAAAATGCAACAAGTTATGCCTTGATTGGCTATGCAGTTTACCTCTTCTTTCAGGAGATTGTGGAGCTCAGCACGACAATCATCCAGCCTTCGGACATCAGAGCTATCAACCACCCAAACTAGGCCGTCAGTCTGCTCGAAGTAGTTCCTCCAATATGAACGGATGGTCTTCTGTCCCCCGACATCCCATATGTTCAGCGAGTACCTGCCACGATCACCTTGTCAAAAACCTTGGCGGTTCCCCATGACTCTACTCAATGAATTTTGGCAATCAGGATTCATGACTGATGGGCATTAAGAAGCTGTCAAAATTTTGGTCAAAGCAAGCATTTGGCCATTGAAAACATCCATGCCAACGTATACCTTGATGCTCGTGGACCAATAAAACTCACAAAACTAGCAAACAATATCTACAGACATCTGCCTGTCTTAGTTCCTTGGACAATGAGCTTTTCCATAAGCTATTGCTGTACACCTTGAATACTACGGGATCATCAATACTCTCCGCTAGCATTAATTCTGAAGAATCACTGAACCTCCAAATAACAAGCTCACAGTGCAAAGTTATTCCTTAACTATCTGATGAAACTACAAGGCTAGGTTGCCCTTGTCCTTTGGCATAACAGAATGGATGGTATAGTTGCAATAGTTAAGAAGTATGATATCACATAGAAATAACTGACAAGATGATATGAAAATTAGTACTATCTATGATGTGCTGAAACTAATATGCAATTTCTCCAAGACAAGTGGCATTTCAGAATTGGAATGATCAAATATAACATCAGCTGAAACAATCGTTTTTGTTCAGGCATCTTCAACTTGATAAACAAACAATGCATACAGTACATACTTTTGGTACTGGATGGTCTTGATATTAAAGCCAAGTGTAGGGCTAATGACACTGGTGTCCTCTCCATTTATCTTGAGCACAATAGTTGTCTTACCCGAGTTGTCCAGGCCACTGTAAAATTTACATGGGAAGAAATAAATCAAGAAGAACAAAGGACTGAATGGCACAAACCTAGAAAGTCAAGAAAGCATCGCACCTCAACAGGATAATCAAGAATAATGGTACATTTGGATGTGAATCTGGAAAAAAGGGGAAAATGATTGGAACGTGATGCTTACACCATGAGAATCCGCATCTCCTTTTCCTTGCGCTTGATTTTTCTGATGATGCTGAGAAGACCCATTCAGGAGCTAAGCCAAAAGGAGGAATCAGTATAAAGTAAGATGAAGCTGGGAAACAGGTAGAATCATAACTGCTGACTGATGTCAAGCTGCCATAACCTCCAAGGTTCACACAAGAATAATAAGTTGTGTTATGAATTGACGATGTAATGAAGTGACATAATTTTTATATTATTGAAAATCAAACATATAATCCGTAG encodes:
- the LOC124654955 gene encoding ADP-ribosylation factor-like protein 2 encodes the protein MGLLSIIRKIKRKEKEMRILMVGLDNSGKTTIVLKINGEDTSVISPTLGFNIKTIQYQKYSLNIWDVGGQKTIRSYWRNYFEQTDGLVWVVDSSDVRRLDDCRAELHNLLKEERLAGSSLLVFANKQDIQGALKPDEIAKVLNLEVMNKDRHWKIVGCSAYSGEGLLQGFDWLVQDIASRIYVLD
- the LOC124653773 gene encoding glycine-rich RNA-binding protein blt801-like, with amino-acid sequence MADGGAEYRCFVGGLAWATDDRGLEQAFSQYGEILDAKIINDRETGRSRGFGFVTFATDEAMRNAIEAMSGKELDGRNITVNEAQSRRSGGGGGGGGGYGGQRGGGGYGGGGGGYGGGGGGYGGDRGGGGYGGDRGGGYGQGGGGGGYGGQRGGGGYGGGGGYGGGGGGGDRWN